In Salmo salar chromosome ssa03, Ssal_v3.1, whole genome shotgun sequence, a single genomic region encodes these proteins:
- the LOC106599265 gene encoding transmembrane protein 275, with protein MVVTDRSSSTPVPKKQEPKKKKRKSRPHGLPSPALCCACGLCIMLAGINITLVGAFAFSTLVPSANPPIIIGPILLLVAFSFFGACCVCSRLPPAQGSRRSKVGGRSMGMTGRGGLAGGATFEIETSEHTLQDTTAVQLSPSASPGVITGVQPRTGCSS; from the coding sequence ATGGTCGTCACTGACAGGAGTTCGAGCACTCCTGTGCCCAAGAAGCAGgaaccaaagaagaagaagaggaagtcCCGCCCCCATGGCCTGCCCTCCCCGGCGTTGTGCTGCGCATGCGGCCTGTGCATCATGCTGGCAGGCATCAACATCACCCTGGTGGGGGCATTCGCCTTCAGCACCTTGGTGCCCTCTGCCAACCCTCCTATCATCATAGGGCCCATCCTGCTCCTGGTGGCCTTCTCTTTCTTCGGAGCGTGCTGTGTCTGCAGCCGCCTGCCCCCCGCTCAGGGCTCCCGGAGGTCGAAGGTGGGCGGGAGGAGCATGGGGATGACGGGGCGCGGAGGTTTAGCCGGGGGAGCAACGTTTGAGATCGAAACGAGTGAGCACACGTTGCAGGACACCACGGCAGTACAGCTCAGCCCCTCGGCCTCACCGGGCGTCATCACGGGCGTCCAGCCCCGAACGGGATGCTCCTCCTGA